In Balaenoptera musculus isolate JJ_BM4_2016_0621 chromosome 17, mBalMus1.pri.v3, whole genome shotgun sequence, a genomic segment contains:
- the ZNF250 gene encoding zinc finger protein 250 isoform X1: protein MAAARLLPPPAVPQAKVTFEDVAVLLSQEEWDRLGPAQRGLYRHVMMETYGNVVSVGIPGSKPEVISQLERGEEPWVLDKQGNEGHRGLGIGRSDNFTCDHKAACVQQDSTSCPWGCENKEQDQNRDLSLRPLTSEEISMILRKTPAEWSDQGSYEPEESFCLSPSHAGPPEGRALSQGMPVAQRPAVPGGERPYRCMECGKCFGRSSHLLQHQRTHTGERPYVCGVCGKAFSQSSVLSKHRRIHTGEKPYACHECGKAFRVSSDLAQHHKIHTGEKPHECLECRKAFTQLSHLLQHQRIHTGERPYVCGVCGKAFNHSTVLRSHRRVHTGEKPHACAECGRAFSVKRTLLQHQRVHTGEKPYACGECGRAFSDRSVLIQHHSVHTGEKPYECSECGKAFRHRSTLLNHERIHTEEKPYGCYACGKAFVQHSHLTQHQRVHTGEKPYVCGECGHAFSARRSLVQHQRVHTGERPFRCAQCDKAFSLKATLIVHLRTHTGERPYECSRCGKAFSQYSVLVQHQRIHTGERPYECGECGRAFNQHGHLIQHQKVHRKL from the exons ATGGCAGCGGCCAGGCTCCTACCGCCACCGGCGGTGCCCCAG GCCAAGGTGACCTTCGAGGACGTGGCCGTGCTCCTCTCCCAGGAGGAGTGGGACCGCCTGGGCCCTGCTCAGCGGGGCCTCTACCGACATGTGATGATGGAAACCTATGGGAACGTGGTCTCCGTGG GAATTCCAGGATCCAAGCCCGAGGTGATCTCGCAGCTGGAGCGAGGAGAGGAGCCGTGGGTCCTGGACAAACAGGGAAATGAGGGGCACAGGGGCCTGGGCATTGGCCGCTCAG ACAACTTCACGTGTGACCACAAGGCAGCTTGTGTGCAGCAAGACAGCACGTCCTGTCCCTGGG GATGTGAAAACAAGGAGCAGGACCAGAACAGAGACTTGAGTCTGAGACCGCTCACTTCAGAGGAAATATCGATGATTCTGAGGAAAACACCTGCCGAGTGGAGCGATCAGGGAAGCTACGAACCCGAGGAGAGCTTCTGTCTGAGTCCCAGCCACGCTGGCCCCCCTGAAGGCCGGGCCTTGAGTCAGGGCATGCCTGTCGCTCAGCGACCAGCCGTTCCTGGCGGGGAGAGACCCTACCGGTGCATGGAGTGTGGGAAGTGCTTTGGGCGGagctcccacctcctccagcacCAGAGGACCCACACTGGGGAGAGGCCCTACGTGTGTGGCGTGTGCGGCAAGGCCTTCAGCCAGAGCTCGGTCCTCAGCAAGCACAGGAGGATCcacacgggcgagaagccctACGCGTGTCACGAATGTGGAAAGGCCTTTCGAGTGAGCTCAGATCTTGCTCAGCATCACAAGATACACACGGGGGAGAAGCCACACGAGTGTCTCGAGTGTCGCAAGGCCTTCACgcagctctcccacctcctccagcacCAGCGCATCCACACCGGGGAGAGGCCCTACGTGTGCGGCGTGTGCGGGAAGGCCTTCAACCACAGCACTGTGCTGCGCAGCCACCGGCGGGTGCACACCGGGGAGAAGCCGCACGCGTGCGCAGAGTGTGGCCGTGCCTTCAGCGTGAAGAGAACGCTGCTCCAGCACCAGCGGGTGCACACCGGGGAGAAGCCCTACGCCTGTGGTGAGTGTGGCCGCGCCTTCAGCGACCGCTCCGTCCTCATCCAGCACCACAGCGTGcacacgggcgagaagccctATGAGTGCAGCGAGTGTGGCAAGGCCTTCCGGCACCGCTCCACCCTCCTGAACCACGAACGCATCCACACCGAGGAGAAGCCCTATGGCTGCTACGCATGCGGCAAGGCCTTCGTGCAGCACTCCCACCTGACCCAGCACCAGCGGGTCCACACTGGCGAAAAGCCTTACGTGTGCGGCGAGTGTGGCCACGCCTTCAGTGCCCGCAGGTCCCTGGTCCAGCACCAGCGGGTCCACACGGGCGAGAGGCCATTCCGCTGTGCACAGTGCGACAAGGCCTTCAGCCTGAAGGCCACGCTGATCGTGCACCTGAGGACCCACACAGGCGAGAGGCCCTACGAGTGTAGCCGCTGTGGCAAGGCCTTCAGCCAGTACTCGGTGCTCGTGCAGCACCAACGCATCCACACAGGTGAGAGGCCCTATGAATGTGGGGAGTGTGGCCGCGCCTTTAACCAGCACGGCCACCTGATCCAGCACCAGAAGGTACACAGGAAGCTGTGA
- the ZNF250 gene encoding zinc finger protein 250 isoform X2: MAAARLLPPPAVPQAKVTFEDVAVLLSQEEWDRLGPAQRGLYRHVMMETYGNVVSVDNFTCDHKAACVQQDSTSCPWGCENKEQDQNRDLSLRPLTSEEISMILRKTPAEWSDQGSYEPEESFCLSPSHAGPPEGRALSQGMPVAQRPAVPGGERPYRCMECGKCFGRSSHLLQHQRTHTGERPYVCGVCGKAFSQSSVLSKHRRIHTGEKPYACHECGKAFRVSSDLAQHHKIHTGEKPHECLECRKAFTQLSHLLQHQRIHTGERPYVCGVCGKAFNHSTVLRSHRRVHTGEKPHACAECGRAFSVKRTLLQHQRVHTGEKPYACGECGRAFSDRSVLIQHHSVHTGEKPYECSECGKAFRHRSTLLNHERIHTEEKPYGCYACGKAFVQHSHLTQHQRVHTGEKPYVCGECGHAFSARRSLVQHQRVHTGERPFRCAQCDKAFSLKATLIVHLRTHTGERPYECSRCGKAFSQYSVLVQHQRIHTGERPYECGECGRAFNQHGHLIQHQKVHRKL; encoded by the exons ATGGCAGCGGCCAGGCTCCTACCGCCACCGGCGGTGCCCCAG GCCAAGGTGACCTTCGAGGACGTGGCCGTGCTCCTCTCCCAGGAGGAGTGGGACCGCCTGGGCCCTGCTCAGCGGGGCCTCTACCGACATGTGATGATGGAAACCTATGGGAACGTGGTCTCCGTGG ACAACTTCACGTGTGACCACAAGGCAGCTTGTGTGCAGCAAGACAGCACGTCCTGTCCCTGGG GATGTGAAAACAAGGAGCAGGACCAGAACAGAGACTTGAGTCTGAGACCGCTCACTTCAGAGGAAATATCGATGATTCTGAGGAAAACACCTGCCGAGTGGAGCGATCAGGGAAGCTACGAACCCGAGGAGAGCTTCTGTCTGAGTCCCAGCCACGCTGGCCCCCCTGAAGGCCGGGCCTTGAGTCAGGGCATGCCTGTCGCTCAGCGACCAGCCGTTCCTGGCGGGGAGAGACCCTACCGGTGCATGGAGTGTGGGAAGTGCTTTGGGCGGagctcccacctcctccagcacCAGAGGACCCACACTGGGGAGAGGCCCTACGTGTGTGGCGTGTGCGGCAAGGCCTTCAGCCAGAGCTCGGTCCTCAGCAAGCACAGGAGGATCcacacgggcgagaagccctACGCGTGTCACGAATGTGGAAAGGCCTTTCGAGTGAGCTCAGATCTTGCTCAGCATCACAAGATACACACGGGGGAGAAGCCACACGAGTGTCTCGAGTGTCGCAAGGCCTTCACgcagctctcccacctcctccagcacCAGCGCATCCACACCGGGGAGAGGCCCTACGTGTGCGGCGTGTGCGGGAAGGCCTTCAACCACAGCACTGTGCTGCGCAGCCACCGGCGGGTGCACACCGGGGAGAAGCCGCACGCGTGCGCAGAGTGTGGCCGTGCCTTCAGCGTGAAGAGAACGCTGCTCCAGCACCAGCGGGTGCACACCGGGGAGAAGCCCTACGCCTGTGGTGAGTGTGGCCGCGCCTTCAGCGACCGCTCCGTCCTCATCCAGCACCACAGCGTGcacacgggcgagaagccctATGAGTGCAGCGAGTGTGGCAAGGCCTTCCGGCACCGCTCCACCCTCCTGAACCACGAACGCATCCACACCGAGGAGAAGCCCTATGGCTGCTACGCATGCGGCAAGGCCTTCGTGCAGCACTCCCACCTGACCCAGCACCAGCGGGTCCACACTGGCGAAAAGCCTTACGTGTGCGGCGAGTGTGGCCACGCCTTCAGTGCCCGCAGGTCCCTGGTCCAGCACCAGCGGGTCCACACGGGCGAGAGGCCATTCCGCTGTGCACAGTGCGACAAGGCCTTCAGCCTGAAGGCCACGCTGATCGTGCACCTGAGGACCCACACAGGCGAGAGGCCCTACGAGTGTAGCCGCTGTGGCAAGGCCTTCAGCCAGTACTCGGTGCTCGTGCAGCACCAACGCATCCACACAGGTGAGAGGCCCTATGAATGTGGGGAGTGTGGCCGCGCCTTTAACCAGCACGGCCACCTGATCCAGCACCAGAAGGTACACAGGAAGCTGTGA
- the ZNF34 gene encoding zinc finger protein 34, protein MAALHLSALPQAEVTFEDVAVLLSREEWGRLGPVQKGLYRDVMLETYRNLVSLGAGPTGPKPEVITQLERGDEPWVLDVQGREGPTIDGSAHGTRSENQELTSGEMLYGEELDQLRGSVLQGPEPGEACEHVRETEGNMDGPVEQRGPRPVTLANKESGLECGGNFRLGSSPLADQRPHKCDICEQSFEQRSYLNNHKRVHRSKKTNIVRDLGEVFTANLVVKEDHKIPIGKKLHYCGCCGKAFRYSANLAKHQRLHSEEKPYKCDECGKAFHQSCELINHRRMHSGEIPYRCDECGKTFNQRPNLMKHQRIHTGEKPYKCGECGKHFSAYSSLIYHQRIHTGEKPYKCNDCGKAFSDGSILIRHRRTHTGEKPYECKECGKGFTQSSNLIQHQRIHTGEKPYKCNECEKAFIQKTKLVEHQRSHTGEKPYECNDCGKVFSQSTHLIQHQRIHTGEKPYKCGECGKAFHNSSRLIHHQRSHHGEKPYKCTDCKKAFSQGTYLLQHRRIHTGEKPYTCSECGKAFRHSSNMSQHQRIHLREDFSP, encoded by the exons ATGGCAGCTTTGCATCTGTCTGCCCTGCCCCAG GCTGAAGTGACCTTCGAGGACGTGGCCGTGCTCCTCTCCAGGGAGGAGTGGGGCCGTTTGGGCCCTGTTCAGAAGGGCCTCTACAGGGATGTGATGCTGGAAACCTACAGGAACCTGGTCTCGCTGG GAGCTGGACCTACAGGCCCCAAGCCGGAGGTGATTACACAGTTGGAGCGAGGGGATGAGCCGTGGGTCCTGGACGTGCAGGGGAGAGAGGGACCGACCATCGATGGCTCAG CTCATGGGACCAGGAGTGAGAACCAGGAGTTGACTTCAGGCGAGATGCTCTATGGGGAAGAACTGGACCAACTCAGGGGCAGTGTTCTCCAGGGACCTGAGCCGGGAGAAGCCTGTGAGCATGTCAGGGAGACAGAGGGGAACATGGACGGGCCTGTGGAGCAGAGAGGCCCCAGGCCAGTCACACTGGCCAACAAGGAGAGTGGCCTGGAGTGTGGGGGAAACTTCAGGTTGGGGTCAAGCCCTCTCGCTGATCAGAGACCTCACAAATGCGATATATGTGAGCAAAGTTTTGAACAGAGATCATACCTTAATAACCATAAGCGTGTACACAGgtccaaaaaaacaaatatagttcGTGATTTAGGGGAAGTTTTCACTGCAAATTTAGTTGTTAAAGAAGATCACAAAATTCCTATTGGGAAAAAATTGCATTATTGCGGTTgctgtgggaaagccttcaggtACAGTGCTAACCTTGCCAAGCACCAGCGGCTGCACAGCGAAGAGAAGCCCTACAAGTGCGAcgagtgtgggaaagccttccaCCAGAGCTGCGAACTCATCAATCACCGCAGGATGCACTCCGGGGAGATCCCCTACCGCTGCGATGAGTGCGGGAAGACGTTCAATCAGAGGCCCAACCTCATGAAGCATCAGAGGatccacactggggagaagccCTACAAGTGTGGTGAGTGTGGGAAGCACTTCAGTGCTTACTCGTCCCTCATTTATCACCAGAGgatccacactggagagaagccctacaAGTGCAACGActgtgggaaggccttcagtGACGGCTCAATCCTCATCCGACATCGTCggactcacactggagagaagccatACGAGTGCAAAGAATGTGGCAAAGGCTTTACCCAGAGTTCTAACCTTATTCAACATCaaagaattcacactggagaaaaaccctataaatgtaatgaatgtgagAAAGCCTTCATCCAAAAAACCAAGCTTGTTGAACATCAGAGAAGccacactggagaaaagccctatGAATGTAATGACTGTGGCAAAGTCTTCAGCCAGAGCACCCACCTCATCCAGCATCAGAGGATCCACACGGGAGAGAAACCCTACAAGTGCGGTGAGTGTGGGAAGGCCTTCCACAACAgttccagactcatccaccatcAGAGGTCACACCACGGAGAGAAGCCGTACAAATGCACTGATTGCAAGAAAGCCTTCAGCCAGGGCACGTACCTCCTGCAGCACCGGAGGATCCACACCGGGGAGAAGCCGTACACATGCAGCGAGTGTGGCAAGGCCTTCAGGCACAGCTCCAACATGTCCCAGCATCAGAGGATTCATCTCCGGGAAGACTTTTCCCCGTGA